From bacterium, a single genomic window includes:
- the hypD gene encoding hydrogenase formation protein HypD, protein MRHLDEYRRKGLVRGLAAAITVEADPEKIYTLMEVCGTHTMSVARTGLRKLLPKNIKLLSGPGCPVCVTGVGFVDAAVAYARRPETIVCTFGDMVKVPGSSGSLATERARGADVRVLYSPAEALAIAGENPDKLVLFLGVGFETTTPTVAALVDAAVKGSVKNFALLSAHKTMPQALRALCTGGVKLDGFLLPGHVSVVTGLGIYRFVPEEFGLACAVTGFEAADILSGILALVRQVNAGEPKVENAYPRAVTEGGNPKARALVAKYFQACDADWRGLGVIPGSGLELREEYVNYDALKAYPVEVGEPMEPAGCRCGDVLRGLIHPTECPLFENPCNPGEPMGACMVSSEGACAAAYRYGART, encoded by the coding sequence TTGCGCCACCTGGATGAGTACCGGCGGAAGGGGCTGGTGCGGGGTTTGGCGGCGGCGATTACGGTCGAGGCCGACCCCGAAAAAATCTACACCCTGATGGAGGTCTGCGGGACGCACACCATGAGCGTGGCCCGCACCGGCCTGCGGAAGCTCCTGCCGAAGAATATCAAGCTCCTCTCCGGACCGGGCTGCCCGGTGTGCGTGACCGGCGTGGGCTTCGTGGACGCCGCGGTCGCCTACGCCCGGCGGCCGGAAACCATCGTCTGCACCTTCGGCGATATGGTGAAGGTGCCGGGGTCTTCGGGCTCCCTGGCGACGGAGCGTGCCCGGGGCGCCGACGTCCGCGTCCTCTACTCCCCCGCCGAGGCACTTGCAATCGCGGGGGAAAACCCGGATAAGCTCGTCCTCTTCCTCGGTGTGGGCTTCGAGACGACCACGCCCACCGTGGCCGCCCTGGTGGACGCGGCGGTCAAGGGGAGCGTTAAAAATTTCGCCCTCCTCTCGGCGCACAAGACCATGCCGCAGGCGCTGCGGGCGCTCTGCACCGGCGGGGTGAAGCTGGACGGATTTCTGCTGCCCGGCCACGTGAGCGTCGTCACCGGCCTGGGCATCTACCGCTTCGTCCCGGAGGAGTTCGGCCTGGCGTGCGCGGTGACCGGCTTCGAGGCGGCGGACATTTTGAGCGGAATCCTGGCCCTGGTGCGACAGGTGAACGCCGGCGAACCGAAGGTGGAGAACGCCTACCCCCGGGCGGTGACCGAGGGGGGCAACCCCAAGGCCCGGGCGCTGGTGGCGAAATATTTCCAGGCGTGCGACGCCGACTGGCGCGGCCTGGGCGTCATCCCCGGCTCCGGCCTCGAGCTGCGGGAGGAATATGTGAATTACGACGCGCTCAAGGCGTATCCCGTGGAGGTCGGGGAGCCGATGGAACCGGCGGGCTGCCGCTGCGGCGACGTCCTGCGCGGGCTGATCCACCCCACCGAATGCCCGCTATTCGAGAATCCCTGCAACCCCGGGGAGCCGATGGGCGCCTGCATGGTCTCCAGCGAGGGCGCCTGCGCCGCGGCCTACCGATACGGAGCGCGGACATGA
- a CDS encoding YbaN family protein: MGDEPKNAGRLGPVARGFLIAAGSLCLGLGVLGIFLPVLPTTPFLLLTAVCYAHGSKRLHDWLMGTRLGAYISAWREKKAIPLRLKIWTLTLMATFITVSAVFFVEALWLRILLGVVLVAVGIHILSIPTAR, from the coding sequence ATGGGCGACGAACCGAAGAACGCTGGACGCCTGGGGCCGGTGGCCCGGGGGTTTCTCATCGCCGCCGGCTCGCTCTGTCTGGGTCTTGGCGTTCTGGGCATCTTCCTCCCGGTCCTCCCCACCACGCCGTTCCTTTTACTGACCGCCGTCTGCTACGCCCACGGCTCCAAGAGGCTCCACGACTGGCTCATGGGCACCCGCCTCGGGGCCTACATCAGCGCCTGGCGCGAGAAGAAAGCCATCCCCCTCCGCTTGAAAATTTGGACCCTAACCCTGATGGCGACGTTCATAACCGTCTCCGCCGTCTTCTTCGTCGAGGCGCTCTGGCTGCGCATTCTTTTGGGCGTCGTCCTGGTCGCCGTCGGCATCCACATCCTTTCCATCCCCACGGCCCGTTAA
- a CDS encoding aldehyde dehydrogenase family protein yields MPEPKHFKNYIGGAWVEAASGERYENRNPADTDDLVATHPRSDGRDVDAAVAAAREAFESWRLVPAPERGLAIMKAAEILKARKEEISRMMTREMGKVIAETRGDTQEAIDCGMYAAGEGRRLFGRHTPVEMRNKFGMAIRRPVGVCGMITPWNFPIAIPSWKMFPALICGNTCVIKPATLTPASVGNFMEVFEEAGFPPGVVNMVTGGGSTVGKAIVEHPDVNRVSFTGSVEIGNMLAGQCGALGKPFSAELGGKNAQIVMDDANLPLALDGVLWGAFGTTGQRCTATSRLILHEKIHDGFMEKLIERAKKLKVGNGLDESVDMGPAVSEDQLKTDLYYIEVGKNEDKAALVLGGKRLTGGAYDKGFFIEPTIFSGVKAGMRLEQEEIFGPILSVIKVGSFEEAIRVQNDTAYGLSSSIYTENVNLAFKAIQDIEAGITYINGPTIGAEVHLPFGGVKGTGNGHREASWTVLDFYTEWKSVYVEYSGRLQRAQIDNQ; encoded by the coding sequence ATGCCCGAGCCGAAGCACTTCAAGAACTACATCGGCGGCGCGTGGGTCGAGGCCGCCTCCGGCGAACGCTACGAAAACCGCAACCCGGCCGATACAGACGACCTGGTCGCCACCCACCCGAGATCCGATGGGCGGGACGTGGACGCCGCCGTGGCCGCGGCCAGGGAGGCCTTCGAATCCTGGCGCCTGGTCCCCGCCCCCGAGCGCGGCCTGGCGATAATGAAGGCCGCGGAAATCCTGAAAGCGCGCAAAGAGGAAATTTCCCGGATGATGACCCGGGAGATGGGCAAGGTCATCGCCGAGACCCGGGGTGACACCCAGGAGGCCATAGACTGCGGGATGTACGCCGCGGGGGAGGGCCGCCGCCTCTTCGGCCGCCACACACCCGTCGAGATGCGCAACAAATTCGGCATGGCCATCCGCCGGCCCGTGGGCGTCTGCGGCATGATAACCCCCTGGAATTTCCCCATCGCCATCCCCTCGTGGAAGATGTTCCCCGCGCTCATCTGCGGCAACACCTGCGTCATCAAGCCCGCGACCCTCACCCCGGCGAGCGTGGGCAACTTCATGGAGGTCTTCGAGGAGGCCGGCTTCCCGCCCGGCGTGGTGAACATGGTCACCGGCGGCGGCTCAACCGTGGGCAAGGCCATCGTCGAGCACCCCGATGTCAACCGCGTCTCGTTCACCGGCTCGGTGGAGATAGGCAACATGCTGGCCGGGCAGTGCGGGGCGCTGGGCAAGCCGTTTTCCGCCGAGCTGGGCGGCAAAAACGCCCAGATCGTCATGGACGACGCCAACCTTCCCCTGGCGCTCGACGGCGTCCTGTGGGGCGCCTTCGGCACCACCGGCCAGCGCTGCACCGCCACCAGCCGCCTCATCCTCCACGAAAAAATCCACGACGGGTTCATGGAAAAGCTCATCGAGCGGGCCAAAAAGCTCAAGGTCGGCAACGGCCTCGACGAGTCCGTGGACATGGGCCCCGCCGTGTCCGAGGACCAACTCAAGACCGACCTCTACTACATCGAGGTGGGCAAGAACGAGGACAAGGCCGCGCTCGTCCTGGGCGGGAAGCGGCTCACCGGCGGCGCCTACGACAAGGGCTTCTTCATCGAGCCGACGATTTTTTCAGGGGTCAAGGCGGGGATGCGCCTGGAGCAGGAGGAGATTTTCGGCCCGATCCTTTCCGTGATAAAGGTCGGGAGCTTCGAGGAGGCCATCCGCGTCCAGAACGACACCGCCTACGGCCTCTCCAGCTCCATCTACACCGAGAACGTGAACCTGGCCTTCAAGGCGATTCAGGACATCGAGGCGGGGATAACGTACATCAACGGGCCGACCATCGGCGCCGAGGTGCACCTGCCCTTCGGCGGGGTGAAGGGCACCGGCAACGGGCACCGCGAGGCGTCCTGGACGGTGCTGGATTTCTACACCGAGTGGAAGAGCGTTTACGTGGAGTACTCCGGCAGGCTCCAGCGCGCGCAGATCGACAACCAGTAG
- a CDS encoding deoxyuridine 5'-triphosphate nucleotidohydrolase: protein MTDPAPFPGSITGDELARLLSGSPPLVEGMPDPRTQVTPNGVDLTAAEVAWFCDDTPGRLDFDNSDRRLPETEVIPWRDGRLILPPGVYLVRYSEKVNLPRDVLALGKPRSSLLRCGAHLGSAVWDAGYSGRGQGLLAVFNPAGLELAERARVLQLLFFRLNGETAGYRGGYQGEGG from the coding sequence ATGACCGACCCCGCCCCATTCCCAGGCTCGATTACCGGTGACGAGCTCGCCCGTCTCCTCTCGGGCAGCCCGCCCCTGGTGGAGGGGATGCCCGACCCCCGGACCCAGGTGACCCCGAACGGAGTGGACCTCACCGCGGCCGAGGTGGCCTGGTTTTGCGACGACACTCCCGGCCGCCTGGATTTCGATAACTCCGACCGCCGGCTGCCGGAGACGGAGGTCATCCCCTGGCGGGATGGGCGGCTCATCCTGCCGCCCGGGGTCTACCTCGTCCGTTACTCCGAGAAGGTCAACCTGCCGCGGGACGTTCTGGCGCTGGGGAAGCCGCGCTCGAGCCTGTTGCGCTGCGGGGCGCACCTGGGCAGCGCGGTGTGGGACGCGGGTTACTCGGGGCGCGGACAGGGGCTCCTCGCCGTTTTCAACCCCGCCGGTCTGGAACTCGCCGAGCGGGCCCGGGTTTTACAACTTCTGTTTTTCCGCCTGAATGGGGAGACCGCAGGCTATCGGGGCGGCTACCAGGGCGAGGGCGGGTAG
- a CDS encoding DUF362 domain-containing protein, with translation MARAKVAVVKTRPESVLEDTARAMELAGFEGALPARKTTILKDNISWHLPMPSANTTPWQLEGVIKALRASEGRGDLVAVENKTVVTEAERGDFLNKYRPVYERYGVPVLFNFRSDHMVWRRYEPKAEMLVLNRIFPEGIHLPDYFLGKNIVHLPTVKCHIYTTTTGAMKNAFGGLLATRRHYTHSWIHQTLVDLLAIQREIHPGIFAVMDGTSAGNGPGPRTLIPVQKDLMLASADQVAIDAVAAKMMGFDPLQIEYIRLAHERGLGTGRIEEIEIAGDVDVSKESWGFTVGDNFASLVGDLLWFGPFRPIQKLFFHTPLVSVFVAASDLYHDKFWWNWKGQRIYKRWLDESPWGRLFETYEPRFAREK, from the coding sequence ATGGCCCGCGCCAAGGTGGCCGTCGTAAAAACGCGACCCGAGTCCGTCCTGGAAGACACCGCCCGGGCGATGGAGCTCGCCGGCTTCGAGGGCGCCCTGCCCGCCAGGAAGACCACCATCCTCAAGGACAACATCTCCTGGCACCTGCCCATGCCCTCGGCCAACACCACCCCCTGGCAGCTCGAGGGGGTCATAAAGGCCCTGCGTGCGAGCGAGGGCCGGGGCGACCTGGTGGCCGTGGAGAACAAGACCGTGGTCACCGAGGCCGAGCGCGGCGATTTTCTGAACAAGTACCGACCCGTTTACGAGAGGTACGGCGTCCCGGTCCTCTTCAACTTCCGCTCGGACCACATGGTGTGGCGCCGCTACGAACCGAAGGCCGAGATGCTGGTCCTGAATCGAATTTTCCCCGAGGGTATCCACCTCCCCGACTACTTTTTGGGCAAGAACATCGTCCATCTGCCCACGGTCAAGTGCCACATTTACACCACCACCACCGGGGCGATGAAGAACGCCTTCGGGGGGCTTTTAGCCACCAGGCGCCACTACACCCACTCCTGGATTCACCAGACCCTGGTGGACCTCCTGGCGATTCAGCGGGAGATACACCCGGGAATCTTCGCCGTGATGGACGGCACCTCGGCGGGCAACGGCCCCGGGCCGCGGACCCTCATCCCGGTACAAAAAGACCTCATGCTGGCCTCGGCGGACCAGGTGGCCATTGACGCCGTGGCGGCCAAGATGATGGGCTTCGACCCCCTCCAGATCGAGTACATCCGGCTGGCCCACGAGCGCGGCCTGGGCACGGGGCGAATCGAGGAAATCGAAATCGCCGGCGACGTGGACGTCTCGAAGGAAAGCTGGGGCTTCACCGTGGGGGACAACTTCGCCTCCCTGGTGGGGGACCTCCTCTGGTTCGGGCCTTTCCGCCCCATCCAGAAGCTCTTCTTCCACACGCCGTTGGTCTCGGTATTCGTCGCCGCCTCGGACCTCTACCACGACAAGTTCTGGTGGAACTGGAAGGGTCAGCGCATCTACAAGAGGTGGCTGGACGAATCGCCCTGGGGGCGGCTGTTCGAGACGTACGAGCCCCGCTTCGCGCGGGAGAAGTGA
- a CDS encoding methylated-DNA--[protein]-cysteine S-methyltransferase, which translates to MATGEIRFAWMVAPWSAYGWGNIAVEVAGDALTRIGLLNGWYNPPPGVKPRPDDPLLSAAIEQIYAYLNGTRRSFDLPLNPGGTAFENKVWRELSAIPYGGTRTYGEIAVAVGSPRGARAVGGAVGANPLPIIIPCHRVLRAGGKLGGYGGHTERDFKLKCFFLALEGAERPPDCDRYSIR; encoded by the coding sequence ATGGCGACCGGCGAGATACGCTTCGCCTGGATGGTGGCCCCGTGGAGCGCCTACGGCTGGGGGAACATCGCCGTGGAGGTCGCGGGCGACGCCCTGACGCGGATCGGGCTCCTGAACGGCTGGTACAATCCCCCGCCCGGGGTGAAACCGCGCCCCGACGACCCGCTCCTGAGCGCGGCCATCGAGCAGATCTACGCCTACCTGAACGGGACCCGGCGGAGCTTCGATCTACCGTTGAATCCCGGCGGGACCGCGTTCGAGAACAAGGTTTGGCGGGAGCTTTCCGCGATTCCCTACGGCGGGACGCGGACCTACGGCGAGATTGCGGTCGCTGTGGGGAGCCCCCGAGGGGCGCGCGCCGTGGGCGGGGCGGTGGGAGCCAACCCGCTCCCCATAATCATCCCCTGCCACCGGGTGCTGCGCGCCGGGGGGAAGCTCGGTGGATACGGCGGCCACACCGAGCGGGATTTCAAGCTGAAGTGCTTCTTCCTGGCGCTCGAAGGGGCCGAGCGGCCGCCCGACTGCGACCGGTACTCCATCCGCTGA
- a CDS encoding cupin domain-containing protein has translation MAEAKIELKRGVNFTAAHLRGWESLEEFSFQLPGMKDRYPGKLFMKEPLGLTGVEMSLNRLPPGGEIPFLHRHRNNEELYIFIKGRGRFQVDGEVLEVGEGSVIRVAQDGVRAWRNDSDEDLYFIVIQARAGSMPDACISDGVGVKGKAEWD, from the coding sequence ATGGCCGAGGCGAAGATAGAGCTAAAGAGAGGCGTGAACTTCACCGCGGCGCACCTGCGGGGATGGGAGAGCCTGGAGGAGTTCAGCTTTCAGCTTCCGGGGATGAAGGACCGCTATCCGGGGAAGCTGTTCATGAAAGAGCCGCTGGGGCTTACGGGGGTGGAGATGTCGCTCAACCGCCTCCCGCCGGGCGGCGAGATTCCCTTCCTCCACCGTCACCGGAACAACGAGGAGCTGTACATCTTCATCAAGGGGCGGGGGCGATTCCAGGTGGACGGCGAGGTCCTGGAGGTCGGCGAGGGGTCGGTGATACGGGTCGCCCAGGACGGCGTCCGCGCCTGGCGCAACGACTCAGACGAGGACCTGTACTTCATCGTCATTCAGGCCAGGGCCGGCAGCATGCCCGACGCGTGCATCTCCGATGGCGTCGGCGTCAAGGGAAAGGCTGAGTGGGATTAG
- a CDS encoding SPFH domain-containing protein — MAIEVLQSLDNTGDVLVERVPRDGSGDIAYGAQVVVHESQEAIFFRDGQALDRFAPGRHTVTSANIPLLRALIKLPFGGQTPFKVEVYFVNRKVFTDLKWGTPQPVAFRDAEFGIVRLRAHGIYSLRITDSGLFVNKYVGTGNLKMVGELEDFLRGIIVSQTFDFLGEQVKSLLDLPPLYDEFAIALKAKLTEEVATYGIELVDFTVGAITAPPEVEKAMDERAKMGAIGDMDRYTRYKTAEAIGDAAKQPGGGGMAGMGAGLGAGMAIGGQMADAMKDKGGSKAAPEKVIVCGKCGFENAAGNKFCGKCGALLHPVCPHCGAELVPGDKFCGKCGKEIEPS; from the coding sequence ATGGCCATCGAAGTCCTGCAATCCCTCGACAACACGGGCGACGTCCTCGTCGAGCGCGTCCCGCGCGACGGCTCCGGCGACATCGCCTACGGCGCCCAGGTCGTCGTCCACGAGAGCCAGGAGGCCATCTTCTTCCGCGACGGCCAGGCGCTGGACCGCTTCGCCCCCGGACGCCACACCGTCACCTCGGCCAACATCCCGCTCCTGCGGGCGTTGATCAAGCTCCCCTTCGGCGGCCAGACCCCCTTCAAGGTCGAGGTCTACTTCGTCAACCGGAAGGTGTTCACCGACCTCAAGTGGGGGACGCCGCAGCCGGTGGCCTTCCGCGACGCCGAGTTCGGCATCGTCCGCCTCCGCGCTCACGGCATCTACTCCCTGCGCATCACCGACTCCGGCCTATTCGTCAACAAGTACGTGGGCACCGGCAATTTAAAAATGGTCGGCGAGCTCGAGGACTTCCTCCGCGGGATAATCGTCAGCCAGACCTTCGACTTCCTGGGCGAGCAGGTCAAGAGCCTCCTCGATCTCCCCCCGCTCTACGACGAGTTCGCCATTGCGCTCAAGGCCAAGCTCACCGAGGAGGTCGCCACCTACGGGATCGAGCTGGTGGACTTCACCGTGGGGGCGATAACCGCCCCGCCCGAGGTCGAGAAGGCCATGGACGAGCGCGCCAAGATGGGCGCCATCGGCGACATGGACCGCTACACCCGCTACAAGACCGCCGAGGCCATCGGCGACGCGGCCAAGCAGCCCGGCGGCGGGGGGATGGCCGGCATGGGCGCCGGACTCGGCGCGGGCATGGCAATCGGGGGACAGATGGCCGACGCCATGAAGGACAAGGGTGGGTCCAAGGCCGCCCCGGAGAAGGTAATCGTCTGCGGCAAGTGCGGCTTCGAGAACGCGGCGGGGAACAAGTTCTGCGGCAAGTGCGGCGCGCTGCTGCACCCCGTCTGCCCCCACTGCGGCGCCGAGCTCGTCCCCGGCGACAAGTTCTGCGGCAAATGCGGCAAGGAGATTGAACCTTCCTGA
- a CDS encoding SRPBCC domain-containing protein produces MADIQLQVQLSRPPTDVWKALFNPAARRIWWAYGIQLQPESGSPFFEYWRDGDGHERVSRGKVLSAKKNRLLRLSWQDDDWPAATQVEFRLASKRGATNLTLVHSGFEALGPKLQYNVEEYTGGWEALLEDLRVYLEGPAEELAETPEDDET; encoded by the coding sequence ATGGCCGACATCCAACTCCAGGTGCAGCTTTCGCGACCCCCGACCGACGTCTGGAAAGCCCTTTTCAACCCGGCCGCCCGGCGCATCTGGTGGGCGTACGGCATCCAGCTCCAGCCGGAGTCCGGCTCCCCCTTCTTCGAATACTGGCGCGACGGTGACGGACACGAGCGCGTCAGCCGGGGCAAGGTCCTCTCCGCCAAGAAGAACCGGCTCCTGCGCCTGAGCTGGCAGGACGACGACTGGCCCGCCGCCACGCAGGTGGAGTTCAGGCTGGCCTCCAAGCGGGGCGCGACGAACCTGACCCTGGTCCACTCCGGCTTCGAGGCCCTGGGGCCCAAGCTCCAGTACAACGTCGAGGAGTACACCGGCGGCTGGGAGGCGCTCCTCGAGGACCTGCGGGTCTACCTCGAGGGGCCGGCCGAGGAGCTCGCCGAAACGCCGGAAGACGACGAAACGTAA
- a CDS encoding nitroreductase family protein produces the protein MPAEDLSPIERPASTDHPVHGLIAARWSPRALDPDRPVEREKLESIFEAARWAPSCFNDQPWNFLVFTTENPETLEKARESLSEGNDWARKAPVLIFSVARKNFTHNGKPNRFAEHDQGMASVLAALEAVNRGLCFHQMAGFSRAKLAESFGVPEDHEVMAAIAVGYPGKIADLPPEKREAETAPRERRPQTAFVHYNGWQPR, from the coding sequence ATGCCCGCCGAAGACTTGAGCCCGATCGAGCGCCCGGCGTCCACGGACCACCCGGTCCACGGGCTCATAGCCGCCCGCTGGAGCCCCCGGGCCCTGGACCCCGACCGCCCCGTGGAACGGGAGAAGCTCGAGAGCATTTTTGAAGCCGCCCGCTGGGCGCCCTCCTGCTTCAACGACCAGCCCTGGAATTTTTTAGTATTCACCACCGAGAACCCCGAGACTCTCGAAAAGGCGCGTGAGAGCCTCTCCGAGGGCAACGACTGGGCGCGGAAGGCTCCGGTGCTCATCTTCTCCGTCGCCCGTAAAAATTTCACCCACAACGGCAAGCCCAACCGTTTCGCGGAGCACGACCAGGGCATGGCCTCGGTCCTGGCCGCGCTGGAGGCGGTGAACCGGGGGCTCTGCTTCCACCAGATGGCCGGCTTCTCGCGAGCCAAGCTCGCCGAGAGCTTCGGTGTCCCCGAGGACCACGAGGTAATGGCGGCCATCGCGGTGGGTTATCCGGGAAAAATCGCCGACCTGCCCCCCGAGAAACGTGAGGCCGAGACCGCTCCGCGGGAGCGTAGACCCCAGACCGCCTTCGTCCACTACAACGGCTGGCAGCCCCGATAA
- a CDS encoding class I SAM-dependent methyltransferase, giving the protein MERQPELVEGMFADPEKARAYGRRSAARNRRMGRTYAKELARVGYTGGPILDAGCGSGECSIELAKVFPDAEAVGLDLSPELVEMAREKAAKSGPLPNLRFEVGDAAATPHPDGHFDVVICTDVLQIVPDPVALVNELERVLAPGGRLYLGSIKRSWLGHLVPILKISFTIPEVREILQRTRLRPHEIIEKGIYFVVVAPPG; this is encoded by the coding sequence GTGGAGCGGCAGCCGGAGCTGGTCGAGGGAATGTTCGCCGACCCTGAGAAGGCGCGGGCCTACGGGCGTCGCTCGGCGGCACGCAACCGCCGGATGGGGCGCACCTACGCCAAAGAGCTCGCGCGCGTCGGCTACACCGGGGGACCCATCCTGGATGCCGGCTGCGGCAGCGGGGAGTGCTCAATCGAGCTGGCCAAGGTCTTTCCCGACGCGGAGGCGGTCGGCCTCGACCTCTCGCCCGAGCTTGTAGAAATGGCCCGGGAGAAGGCCGCGAAGTCCGGCCCCCTCCCGAACCTGCGCTTCGAGGTGGGCGACGCCGCGGCCACGCCCCACCCCGACGGGCATTTCGACGTGGTCATCTGTACCGACGTGCTGCAGATAGTGCCCGACCCGGTGGCGCTGGTGAACGAGCTGGAGCGTGTACTGGCGCCCGGTGGCCGGCTGTACCTCGGCTCGATCAAACGCTCCTGGCTGGGGCACCTCGTCCCCATCCTGAAAATTTCCTTCACCATCCCCGAGGTGCGGGAAATTTTGCAAAGGACGCGCCTGCGCCCGCACGAAATCATCGAGAAGGGGATTTACTTCGTGGTGGTGGCGCCACCGGGTTAA
- a CDS encoding HypC/HybG/HupF family hydrogenase formation chaperone, with protein sequence MCLSVPMRIIEVEGDKAVVELGGATQEISVVLVDPPPVPGQYAIVHAGFALNVIDEDEARENLALLEELAEHHQRELDARGEG encoded by the coding sequence ATGTGCCTCTCCGTGCCGATGAGAATCATAGAGGTCGAGGGGGATAAGGCCGTCGTCGAGCTGGGCGGCGCCACCCAGGAAATCTCCGTCGTCCTCGTGGACCCACCGCCCGTCCCCGGCCAGTACGCCATCGTCCACGCCGGTTTCGCCCTCAACGTGATAGACGAGGACGAGGCGCGGGAGAACCTGGCCCTTTTGGAAGAGCTGGCCGAGCACCACCAGCGCGAGCTCGACGCCCGGGGGGAGGGGTAG
- a CDS encoding CsgG/HfaB family protein, with protein MRKIAGFLAYLFAVNAVLATTPTVAVVDFEGINCSQDYARGVTEILSSRLSDTGAFRLIERGQIIRVLEEQAFQTSGLVDPSTAVQIGQILGADYVGVGSITKFGNTYTVSTRFVKVETAEITLADTFTAEGEDQIPSICNDLAKEMASKASVIHLRIRANDDGVEAYVNGQYIGVCPVEYDVTTGSHKIKFVYSGTYGYQKTIDVKYADVDVGKTFTINCPTSSSDVRDVRLEEERLAQQERERLARQAQEREELLSVPWLLIIVGVGLLIMWACL; from the coding sequence ATGCGGAAGATCGCTGGTTTCCTCGCTTACCTCTTCGCCGTTAATGCCGTTCTTGCGACGACCCCAACCGTGGCCGTCGTTGACTTTGAGGGAATTAACTGCTCCCAGGATTATGCACGAGGGGTAACAGAGATTCTGTCTTCAAGACTGTCCGATACCGGCGCTTTTAGGTTGATTGAGCGCGGTCAGATAATCCGCGTTTTAGAAGAACAAGCATTTCAGACTTCAGGGCTTGTTGACCCGTCAACAGCGGTACAGATAGGACAAATACTTGGGGCTGATTATGTTGGTGTTGGCAGTATTACTAAATTTGGCAACACATATACGGTATCCACCCGCTTTGTTAAAGTGGAGACAGCAGAGATTACATTAGCCGACACGTTTACGGCAGAAGGAGAGGACCAAATACCCAGCATATGTAATGATTTAGCAAAGGAAATGGCAAGTAAAGCAAGTGTTATTCATTTACGAATTAGGGCAAATGATGACGGTGTTGAAGCTTATGTTAATGGACAATACATAGGCGTATGCCCTGTTGAATACGACGTTACAACAGGTTCACACAAGATAAAATTTGTATATTCAGGGACTTATGGATACCAGAAGACGATTGATGTCAAATACGCCGATGTTGATGTTGGAAAAACATTTACAATTAACTGCCCAACAAGTAGTTCAGACGTACGAGACGTACGACTAGAAGAGGAAAGGCTTGCACAACAAGAGAGGGAAAGACTTGCAAGGCAGGCACAAGAAAGGGAAGAGCTATTAAGTGTGCCATGGCTTCTTATAATTGTTGGTGTTGGACTTCTTATAATGTGGGCATGTTTGTAG